The Amphiprion ocellaris isolate individual 3 ecotype Okinawa chromosome 24, ASM2253959v1, whole genome shotgun sequence DNA window ATGTTTCTCATCTTAGTCGAGAGGCAGCTTTTAATATTCCCTGAAGCACCCTTCTGTTTGCTCAACCTCATGTATATGTGCACATTGATGTGACACTGGAAGCTTCAACTAAATTAGAAATGTATGTTTGAATGATTTCAGGGCTGTGTATGAGGAGGCAGACATCTACCTCCTGGATGATCCTTTAAGTGCCGTGGATGCAGAAgttggaaaacatatttttgaacaGTGAGTGACGAGCTGTTTTGTCCAGTCTGTCCCTGAATCCATCCACATAATAACTCTAATGAGTGTGTAATGCATACTAATTGTTCTTGGATTTCGTTTTATcagtcacaaaaatgacaaatttcaccattttattTTCCTAACTAAGAAGATAATACAGTGTGAGTGAGGCCAGATGTCAGTCATGCTGATATTTGGGAATGTCACTGGCAATTGAACTTACCAAAGAGAAAGAGTAAATATCTTATTTAAGGTCTTatacttgtttttgtgttttcttagaTGTTTCTGGAAATGTCTCAACTATTAAATCTGCATAGTGCCAGGTTTTAGTATTCTTTATATTGGCATTTCCAATTGCTGTGCATTATGAGTTTTAATCGAGAGGAGAATTTTCTCCCTCCTTTTAAGAGACTACTATAAAATGAACTATGTTGGGAGCTCCTTGGCAAAAGTAAAACTTTTGGACACTACTTGAGTCTATTAATTACATCACTGGTGTTGCTCAACTGATCGATGCTCGCTATGGTAATAAACTGACTGGCACTTTTATGATAAATTCATATCATAGCGCaggtatttgtttgtgttgcagttcGTCGCTCTGCTTTCTTTAAACATATCAATacaaatgatcattttaaatttttatatttttgcaccATAATTCATGGATTTGAGCCCAGCCTGTTGTAATGTCAGCAAGCTACACATATAGAATAAACACATTCCGTAGAAAATACATCTCAATGCTGTAAAATATGTCACTGTAAAATTGCCTGCAGAAATCTTTGTCCTTGGCTGACACTCTCATCCGTCTGCAACTCTTCTTTGACGTAATGCACACTATGTGGTGTGTAGTGACTGATTTCAGACATAGCCCATGTGTCCAGACAATGGTAAAACATGCAGTGGTATTTAGGGAAACATTTGGACTGTTGTAACTCGTCTGCATAGTAACTGCACTTTTCATGCAATCAGTCCAGCTGTGTCAGATCTATGACAGAAGTGCTTCTCCTGGTATTTCTGAATGACGtgacgtctgtctgtctgtgttcatAATCAGGTGTATCTGTGGCCTGCTGAAGAACAAGTGTCGTGTCCTGGTCACCCACCAGCTGCAGCATCTGACGGCAGCTGACCACATTTTGGCCCTTAAGGAGGTTTGTGACCCTTTAGAAGGAAATGATTTAATGAAGTTTGCCACTGCTTCTTGAGCCCAgtatattttttactatatcCCAGTTACAAAGATGTTATGTTTAAGGTCATTGCAAAGACAAATGTGTTGGAAATGATTTAGATTATCTTCTATTGCAACACGCCCTCCCTGTTTTGCCATGAAGTAAATGTGTGTGGTACCAATTCCTTGATATTCAGCGCTACATTGAGAACATTTAAAGAGGAGAGCAGGTGGTCTGTTGAGCTTTTagtttgcattttatttcaccTTCATGTAGTTTCATTATTTGTCCCTGCAGGGTCATATCATGGGCCAGGGAACCTACAGTGAGCTTCAGTGTTCTGGCCTGGACGTGGTGTCCTTGCTGAGAATTGAGGAGGAACAAGACCGAACTCGATCAGCTGATCCGGAAAAGCTGTCTTTAATCAGCCAGAGGACAAATCACTCACACAGTTCACAGTGTTCTTATAGCAGCCTCCTGCCAGCAGAGAGCAACAGCCCTGAGCAGCCTCCTGTAGGTTAAACTATAAAGAACATCATGTTACCGTTAGTTACCTCCcatttcaaatacattttatgGACTTCCTTtacattttccatctctttatCATTTCAAGTACTTTTTCATTTGCAGATCTTGCAAATAACaagttttgtccatttttcctgaaaaaagttttttctaactttttaaGCTCATTATGCATCTCTGACAATATGCTTCCTCCATCTTCTGTTCAAATACCCCAACCTGAGTAAGTGAAAATAAGGTATGAATCTTTATGTTTGGATAATACTTGTTTTGCAGGTTCAAACATTTGGGGCTTTTGCAGAAGAAAGTCGAGCTGAAGGAAATGTCAGCAGTCACATTTATCTTAAATACTTTACTGCAAGCTGCAGCcttctggttttactggttatAGTTCTGCTCAGTATCATCGCAGAGGTAAGCCCTGGCTCACGGATGTCAAAAAGGCAAACTTGAAAAACTGAATATGGACATTAAAGAAACCATTTTCTTCCAAGGTCTGAAATTCCCTCAGTCTTCCATATTTCATGTTAGTGGGAAAACTAATATTATAGATGACATTAGCAAAAGCACTTGTTTATACAGTGTTTAGCTTTCATTATATTAGCTATTCAACATATAAAGGCCATAGAGAAGACATGTAACCAGACATGAAGGACACTATACAACAATGCCAACAATGCATGGAATCAAGCAATATTAATCAGAAGataactgaaaatgaaattgaatgaatgaaatggaataaaaacacaaattatattTCTGAAATAGCAGTAGAgttttggtttttctgtttgtttagctTGATATGAAGTTCTGTAGAGAGATTCACAGCAGATaacaagaaacaataaaacctacattttcaaaggaagaaaatataaatgtgGAAACAAATATGAACACAAAAGGAATGCAAGGACTGATATGTACAGATTCTGCCCAGTATAAATAAAGCCAGAAAAGAAAACCAGGGACAAAGTTTGTCTCACCCTTGTTGATACATCTTTTGAAAAGTGTTTCTAACAAGACCTGCAAGTTGCATCCATGACAAAATGCTGACTGAACTTTGTTTTACAGGCTGCCTATATCCTGCAGGACTGGTGGTTGGTGTACTGGTGAGCACTTGATTCATGCAGATATGTTTTCATGACAAATAACTGAAGATGCAGGCGTTTGTTGCTTTTATATGCTGTTGATTTTACTGGTTTCAAATTAAATGGTTGCTGTGTTGTTCAATGTGCCTGGTCTGACGTGTTTGTTTCGTCATTGACAGGGCAAGAGAAGAGTATTCTAACAGCACAGCAACTGCTGCTGGCAGAAAGAATGGAAATAATTTCACTCAGTCAGATCGAGAGTTGAATCTCACATTTTATCTTGGCATTTATTCAGGTAAACCTTCTCTTCTTGTATTTCTCACGCCAGTGTTGACCAGAAAACCCTTCATGTGAAGTAGAACTTCCTGCTCtacaacaagaagaaaaaacaatgatCCAAAGTAACCTTCCTCTTTTTACATTTAGGTTTGACAGCAGCTGCCGTGGTCTTAAGTTATGCCCGGAGTTTAATCATATTTCGCGGGTTGGTGATATCAGCTCAGATTCTGCACAACCGCATGTTCAGTTCGGTTGTTCACACACCCATTCACTTTTTTGATGTGAACCCCATAGGTGAGTCCTATTCAGgattattttgagttttttcgGAAAAGAAATGAGTCACATTTACAGTGTCACTTGGAAGTCTGTGGAGCCTTTAGAatattctgtgtttctgcataAACAATGACCTAAAATAACATTGATTGTTCAGAAAAGTCCTAAAAGtagatgaagagaaaccaatttAACAAATGAGGCAAAGTAATAGTAAATTGAATCTCAATAGCATGACAATATGTGTGAGTGGGCCTCCTGTTGTATTGACAGCAAAGTGCGATTTTAATGATATATTAGCGGAAGTGTATCACGACACAAATAGAGAAGATCTCTGAGGACCACAGCAAAAGAACCTTCACCAATATACAATCAAGCCAGGCTCAGACTATTACAGAAGCATCTCGTATAATTGAAATATGGTGGAAAAAGTTTGATATTTTCATCATACATTGTTTGAAGGGAAAGCTGTATATACTCTAGAGTCATTAcacataaactgaaatattaccagcctttatttgttttaactttgatGATAGAAGCTCATGAAACCTCTCCAAAATGTATCTGGAAATGTTGGGACCAACACCAACAGATGACTGTGAAAACTTCACATTGGACTTGTGAGGCTGTGACTCTCCACTCTTCCTCCAGACTCTGGGATCTTGTTTTCTGAACCTTCAAAATTTACTTTCATCTGAAAAGAGGACTTTGGGCCGTTTAGCAACGGTCCAGTTCTTTCTCAGCTTAGCCCAGGTAAGACGCTTCTGGTGTCGTTTGGTCTTTAAGACGGCTTGACAATAGGAATTTCACACTTGTAACCTATTTCCCAGACACGTCTGTGCTTGGTGGCTGTGGATGCACTGACTTCAACCTCAGTCCACTGCTTGTAAATCTCCTCTATATTCCTGATTCTGCTGTTATTGATAGTCCTCTCAAGTGTGAAGTCATCCCTTTTGCTTGTGCAGCTTTTCCTACTGCATTTTTCCCCTCCAATCAACTTTCCACTAATATGCTTTGACGCAGCACTCTGTGAACAACCAGCCCCTTCAGCAATGTTCTTACTTTTCAGTCTTACCCTCCTTATGGAAGGTGTCTTTTGGACAGCTGTCAAGTCGGCAGTCTTCTCCGTGATTGTGGTTGTGTGTACTGAACCAGACTGAGAAACTCAAGACTCTTTGTAGGTGTTTTTGAgataattagctgattagagttCTTCTTAGGACTGTGTGGGAGTCTCTAGAGTCCCTTGGGTGACATCTCTGTGACCCTCTGTGAAATAGTGTAATAATTTGAGATTGATTTATGGGTGGAGGGATCATGAGCTTTAAGTCGTTATCATCAAAGCTGACACACAATAAAAGCTTGGCATACTTCAGTTTATGTGTAACTCTGTGACTCTAGAATATATAGTTTTCAGTTTGCGCAATGTCTAATAAAAATATTGAACTTCTGCCACCATATAAAATTATGGGCTGTACCTGTagaattttaaaatcacaacagaCTGTAAAATTGGGTCCCATCACTTGCACAAGTGGAAACTTTTATAGATATTGTTTTGTCTTATCTCAGATAAAATAGCAATCCAAGATTTTAAAATCATGGTCTGTCATACACTGAAAGATAGTATCAAGATTATGGTGTCTGAGGGAGCGTTGAGAGAACGATGCACTAACTCATGATGTCATGAGGAAGCAGATGTAAATAAGATGTGAACTGTGGTGCAACTTTACTACTTAtactttgcactaaaacaaaacagaagaaagatAATAAGCAAGTCATTGGGGTGACATGGTCATCACAGTTTGTCTATTCTTCAGTCTTTAAGTCAGTTTTAACATCTGTGCAAACATTAGCCTCAAGCGTGTTTTGTATGTTTAGCGGCAACAGCATCCGCTGCTCCAGTCTGCATTGTGATAATTGTAACCATCCCAGTTTTAACTCACATAGTGCCTACATAGTGTTCTTTCTCATTGAATGGTTTTCCCTTTAATTGCTATTCCACGTTGATTCATGGTCAGTATAATTTACAATTACAATCTCtttcatataaaatataaaagggACGTAAtatcaattatttaaaaatataaaacttaaaaTATGTATTCACCCCTTTCAAGTAAGTATTAAGTCGTTATTAAGAGTTATGATGACGTTCATCCGTGTTTTACAGCCGTAGGTGATAATGTCATCCtggagttgaagctgttctgtacagaaaaatggataaaattCCTCCAAGCTAATCTGCAGCTTGCATTGTTGGTTTGATCTTTATTGCTGCACAAGGGAATCACATCAGATACTGAAAGCAAATGTTCACATACCTTTTCCACTCACAAATATGTgatattggatcattttccTCACTAAATGAGGGAGTAGCAGTTAtgattttgtcttatttaattatttatcgGTTTCTCTAGTTTTAGCGTTGATGATGTTTTAGGGCATACTTACcccaaaatatgcaaaatccgAAAGGGATCACAAGCTTTCAAGCACAAGTGTTTTTCTGTGGCTAAAGCAGACTTATCAGTGTTTGTCAATTGTTTAAGTGACTCTGTTATTAGCCTGAACCTGTTaagcatatattatatatacagtatgttataTATAATGTGGGTTTAAACTCTAACCTACATGGCCCTGCTAGTAAAAAGTAACTTTTTCCCATGTTGTAGGAAGAATTCTCAACAGGTTCTCCAAAGACATCAGCCAAGTGGACTCCTTGCTGCCCATCACATTTGTGGACTTTTATCAAGTGAGGAATTCCTCTTGGTTTGACTACTGCACACTACTTCTGCTTAAATATGACTTTTTCTTGAATTTACAGTATTCCTCaccttgtgatgttttttttagttaattcTACAGAATGCTGGTGTGGTCGCTGTGGCAACCGCCATCATTCCTCTCGTCCTCATCCCTGTTGGTGTTCTGCTTATAATCTTTCTGTACTTGAGACGCTTCTACCTCAGTACATCACGTGATATCAAACGTCTTGAGTCAACAAGTACGTTATTGgttttgtgtcaaatattttctgtgcaCGAATAAATCGTTTGAGCTGTAAGTTAAAGGACTTTGGCTTCATTCTGACGTTCTCTTGCAGCCCGGAGTCCAGTCTTCTCCCACCTGTCTTCATCTCTTCAGGGTCTGTGGACGATCCGAGCTTTCAGGGCTCAGGAGAGACTAAAGAAAACCTTTGATGCTCATCAGGACCTGCACTCAGGTTTGATGTTTCTTTTGCAGATTCACAGTTAACATTTAGACTTCACAAGTTGATTTGAAAATATGTAGAACCAGAAACCTGTAGTGTTTGaagcaataataaaatgtgtgtttttgccaaGTGTCATTTACAGGATGATAGCTGGGGGGCTTAGCTTGTTTTCCAGGCCATGAAGCACATTCTTCAGTGAACTAATGTCTGCAATCAGTAAATGCTGATGAATCTAATTCATTACCTGAGCTTAAAAGGCATACGCCCCACTATAAATTCTGTAGTCTGGGGTCACTAGCAAACtattctgaagaaaaacttCCAGCAAATCAgaggcacacacacaacaacagcagacCATCATTTCTGATCACACAGACCCACATAATGTTGCACcacaactgaaaacacaactgACATGTCAAGGTAACCAGAGGTAGCTGGTTATGTTATGAGTATACATTAAGTTGGCCTGTGCTTTACTGAAATTCAAGGCATAGACCAACCCACTCTTTAAATTAGTTTTCTTACTTTGTGAATGGTTTAATATAATGCAAATTAGGATTCTACAGTGTAGAACTTGTGCTGGTTCCAACTGCAAACGATATGATAGAACTCAAAACCCTAAGCTAGAATAACTCCATTAATTCAAAAGTGAGAAAATACCCTAATGCAGATGATTCTTTTAGGATCAACATTCTATATTAGGGTAAAAGTTGGAAAGTAGCAAACATTAACATTCATCCATAGTCGTTTGACACATTTCAATTCAGAAACTCTTAATGTAAGAAAGTAAAATGGTTAAGTAATGCTATAGTTTTACATAATACAATGATCTCCCAGAGGTGTAGATAGGAAATCTATTGTAATATCTGTGATTACAGGtaagataaaatataaataactgtAAATCCAATTTTTGggttcttcttttcttttttcagaggCATGGTTTTTGGTCCTGATGACCTCACGCTGGTTTTCACTTTGCCTTGACAGCATTTGCTCCATGTTTGTCTTCTTTACAACATTTGGCTGCATTTTTCTAAGAGATGGTGAGTAGCTATGTTCATCTTCTACATTCATTTGAACAGTTTATCTGTCAAACAGATAAATTAGAAATTGGTGCTAATTATTGCAACAAGAGGTGTTTTGAAACCTTTCAGTAATTTCAGTGTCTTTTCAGATTGATATATAGTTGTATTAAAATGATGTTCGAATGACTTAGACCTATTTGTGAACAGCTGACACTGTCCCCACCACTTTCACTTGGAAATCACCAAATTCACAGCACAGGTTTTGTTTTAAACACTTGTTTGGTAAGTTTGTGAGGTCAACATTGTGGTTTTAATTCTGTATTTTAGCTGTAGAGCAGCAGATTGGAAATTACTTTGAAGTGACTTCTGATTAACACGTGGCTTTAGTAGGCtgtgtttcagtcactattCTGTAGTTGTCCTTTTGTCTgatgacaaaaactgaaaattatgtaaataagAACAGCTTTTTAGGAAATTCAGTTGTATGAAAATTCAGTATGTGTGAGCGCACACAGCAGGACCGGAACAAATAGATACAAACACTGGCACAGTAAGCTACACAGTCCTagtttattggtttcaaatcTGTCTTAGAGTTTCCACAGAACTCTCTGGCTAGAAGAATGGCAAGCATCTCATATTCTCAGAGCTTTTATTTTATGCCCACAGGCTTGAACAGCATCGTTCCATAAAAAATTTCACCTTATGGGACCCTCAAAGCAATTTCTTTTCTCTATAACTGCAAAACTGAATTAATATTAAATTTTTAGGCACCATTCCTTATTTTATCAGTGAGGAACAGTTCTAAGGAGATCTTTTTCTTTGGTTGTGATACCTACCTCCAGTTAGtctattaatatttatttgaatgATAATGTTGTTGTACCGCAATATTGGACAACAAAGATTATTTCAACTACATGGATACTAAGACAGTTTAGACTGTGACCTTTCTGAGGGAGGGCACCACTGACATCTGCGCTACATCTGAAAATGACGCACACTGATCAGCTGAAGAGTTCTTGTATCAGCTGAGTCTGGAAATGTGTTTGTCCAGAAGCAGTTTCATTTCTGTAAATGGGTCTTTGTCAGGCCTGGAGGCTGGAGAGGTGGGCCTGGTGCTGACCTATGCTTTGACACTAGTGGGAAACTTCCAGTGGACAATGAGACAAAGTGCCGAGGTGGAGAACATGGTAAGAACTAAGCGatgtttaattacattttttttcattgaacgTTCACATGTTCTTGTGATCGCTCACGGGTAATCAGGCTCggtttttacaagaaaaaaagactaaatagaTTGTGATCATTCTGCAGCTGAGAGAGCTCAGATTTTCAATCATGTCGTTGACATAGATAATGATCTCTGTGATTAAATCAGCGGTGGCAGATGATGAATGGATAGATTAATTTTCTTGGCACCAGTTAGTGGTTATCCACTAATTGTAAGGTAGGCGGTTTGATCTCACAAGACACTGCACTCCCAAGTTGCTCCCAGTGGCAGAGTTTGGCCATTGGTACATGAGTAGGTACATGAAAACATTGATAAGCATTTTGTACAACCTAGCTAAGGTCAAAAAGATACACTTAGTTTACTATTTAGTGTACAGCAGAAGCGATTACACCCTTGTGCaatattaaatgtcaaattaaaactaATAGTTTAGATTCAAAAATCAAAATCTATAATATCACTCCCCACAgtggaaacacaatgcaactgaagtCAGTACACCTTTAATTACGAAGATTCAAATCTTGATTTTTtgcagctgctctttgctgtaGGGGTTGCCTTACCTTTCTCTTTAAGATACCGCAAAGGATGTTCTGTCAAGTCAAGCAATGTACTCAGTTcgtagttttcactttttgctttttttttttgaagctcCAGTTTGATTCTGATTCCTCCTGTGCCAAGCTTCTGCAGCCTGGAGTCATTTTGATATATCTACAGACGTTCACAGTGTTAATCTGCACATCTCATCTCCCCAACGTTCTGCACTAATGCAGACATATATCTCCACGCTCTACATCCATGTTTGattgtcaggactatgcattcactgcgGTAGTCTTACAGCCAAAGAGGAGAGGTCTGACTAAGAATCAAAACAAGACTATACAAGTTATTGTAGTATTGTCCTTCAAACATTACAGCCTGAGCTTCTCATGAAGGTAACAGGAACGTCTCAGCTGAGATATGAAAATAATACAGAGTGCAGTCAAACCAGACTGTGACAATAGTGAGACAAGGTAATGTTAGTTATATGATAAATTGGCTACAACAAGAAATTTCTGCTGTTACTGGGACAGTTTCAACACATTCATGCAGTTGGGCTAATTGATATTGTGATCACAGGTTTCAAATTAATGTCGGACAGAGTTTCAACTTTGGTgcctgtattttcagttttgtatttCTCAAGAATTTGTTTTGGACTTTTCACTAAaggacatactaaactgttCAACTTAGATGTAATGCAAGTATTGAGAGGTGATATAAATTTGAATTATTAGACATTAAAATGATATTGCACAGAGCTGTACACAACCCTGGCTAGTGTTGTGGTACCGTACTTCAGTGCCACTAAAGTTGGCATTGCACTTGATCTGTAAGCTGACTCTGCTTTTGAGCAATGAGGAACTGTAAAAGTAGACACAAAAAGCAGAATTGAAAAGAACCTTTTGTCTTTTCAGATGACATCTGTGGAGAGGGTGGTGGAGTACACAGAGCTGAAAAGCGAAGCACCCTGGGAAACCCAGAGGCGTCCTCCTCCTGACTGGCCAAGCAAAGGTCTGGTGACTTTTGAGCAGGTCAGCTTGTCCTACAGCACAGACGGCCCCATCATCCTGAAAGACATCAGCGCCACCTTTGAACCCAACGAGAAGGTGACGCATCTCTGTTTACAGACGGACACAGTGTGCTTTATGAAAACGCAGCGGATGTCCGCCAGTCACCGACTTTGTTTCTGTCCCGTGTATCAGGTCGGTATTGTGGGCAGAACAGGTGCCGGGAAAAGCTCCCTGATCTCGGCTCTGTTCCGCCTGGCAGAACCTCAGGGAAAGATCTCCATCGACGGCGTTGTGACCTCTGAGATCGGCCTCCACGACCTGCGCAAGAGGATGTCCATCATTCCTCaggtagtctgactcactggatgcaCATATAAGCCTGCCTTCTTTCTCCTCGATATctatattttaccatttttgaaaTCTACGTCTCCATGGGAAACAGCAACCACCTCCGAGCGGCAGCCTTGGGGAATAAATGACTCAGTCTGCTCTGGTGTGTGATTTCCTTGTACTTGGGTATAGAGTTAAAAAATCTTTGAACTTGTGAGAACCTGAAAAAGTTTTCTGTACCGTACTTTCCGAACTATAAGCTACTGCTTCTTTCTCATGCTTTGAACCCTTCAGCTTATACAATGATGCGGCTAATACATAGATTTCTACGGGTGAGTTTCATGCCGTCAATacgtttagcctcgtcacatcagaccaatgaaattaccgagaaggtcacagtggaccaatgcAATGTTTGAATTAAATCAAAGTTAAGATTATTGACAAAGTCACCTGAAGAATATTTTGGGGTGATTGACAATATCTTCTTTACACTATGCCACGTAGTTAACAATGAAGGTTGGGCTTTTGAATCCTGCACAATGTTTGCTTGCCTGTGCTGTTTATCTGGGCATCTGTGTATCATATGGGCACATGTACCATCATGCAGTGTATTTTCTGATGAGCAGTGGCGAAAGACTGCtataatgcattatttttttctctattttcgcCTTCTATGTTTCTGAAGTTGTCCAACTTTGTAAGTGAGATGAAATCCAGCTTGTGGATGTGCTGAAGTCAAGTCAAGCATGTTTCTGTCTGACATCTCCTCCTTTCGTTCCTCAGGACCCGGTGCTATTTGCTGACACTGTGAGGAAAAACCTGGACCCTTTCAACCAGCACAGCGATGAAGACCTGTGGAAAGCTCTGGAAGAGGTCAGTGTCCAATCGACACCCAACAGTCGAGTCTCCGGTTCCCGttgttgcacacagacactgTGCAGGTTTTCCTGGAACTTGCCTCCGTTTTCCCTGCAGGTGCAGCTGAAGTCCGTGGTGGAGGAGCTGCCCGGTAAGTTGGAGACGGTTCTGGCCGAGTCGGGCTCCAACTTCAGCGTGGGTCAGAGGCAGCTGGTGTGTTTGGCCAGAGCCATCCTGAGGAAGAACTGCATCCTCATCATCGACGAGGCCACGGCCAACGTGGACCCCAGGTAGGGCAGAGGTCAAGCACAGGTCGGACACAGAGCTGAGTTCAGGCGTTGAGTAGTTGAACATGCATCTCTGACACAACGCTGTTGGGTGTTTTGGTTTTCAACGGTTTTGCTCGTGGGTGTGTTTCACCACAGGACAGACGAGTTGATCCAGAAAGCCATCCGGGACAAGTTCAGAGAATGCACTGTGCTCACCA harbors:
- the LOC111586791 gene encoding ATP-binding cassette sub-family C member 4-like isoform X2, producing the protein MGRTTTGQIVNLLSNDVNRFDEVTANLHYLWVGPLQAVVIIVLLWEEIGPSCLAGVAVIALMMPLQTWFGKLFGIFRSKTAVLTDSRIRIMNEVVSGIRIIKMYAWEKPFSALVAEVRRKEVSQILKSSYLRGLNMASFFASSKIIVFVTFTAFALLGNSITASSVFVTVSLYGTIKLTVTLFFPLAIEKLSETVVSLHRIENFLLLEEVKRENSEVPLGEKRENSIVIENLTCYWDQTLDAPSLQNVSFTAKSHQLLAVIGPVGSGKSSLLSAILGELPHDTGTLKVEGSLSYASQQPWVFPGTIRSNILFGRELNLKKYERVLRACALKKDLELLPDGDLTLICDRGATLSGGQKARINLARAVYEEADIYLLDDPLSAVDAEVGKHIFEQCICGLLKNKCRVLVTHQLQHLTAADHILALKEGHIMGQGTYSELQCSGLDVVSLLRIEEEQDRTRSADPEKLSLISQRTNHSHSSQCSYSSLLPAESNSPEQPPVQTFGAFAEESRAEGNVSSHIYLKYFTASCSLLVLLVIVLLSIIAEAAYILQDWWLVYWAREEYSNSTATAAGRKNGNNFTQSDRELNLTFYLGIYSGLTAAAVVLSYARSLIIFRGLVISAQILHNRMFSSVVHTPIHFFDVNPIGRILNRFSKDISQVDSLLPITFVDFYQLILQNAGVVAVATAIIPLVLIPVGVLLIIFLYLRRFYLSTSRDIKRLESTTRSPVFSHLSSSLQGLWTIRAFRAQERLKKTFDAHQDLHSEAWFLVLMTSRWFSLCLDSICSMFVFFTTFGCIFLRDGLEAGEVGLVLTYALTLVGNFQWTMRQSAEVENMMTSVERVVEYTELKSEAPWETQRRPPPDWPSKGLVTFEQVSLSYSTDGPIILKDISATFEPNEKVGIVGRTGAGKSSLISALFRLAEPQGKISIDGVVTSEIGLHDLRKRMSIIPQDPVLFADTVRKNLDPFNQHSDEDLWKALEEVQLKSVVEELPGKLETVLAESGSNFSVGQRQLVCLARAILRKNCILIIDEATANVDPRTDELIQKAIRDKFRECTVLTIAHRLNTIIDSDRILVLDGGTIQELDRPFTLLQNKEGALYKMVQQLGQTEAAALLEAARQATEKTAVLTT
- the LOC111586791 gene encoding ATP-binding cassette sub-family C member 4-like isoform X1, yielding MEVTKRDSRHNPLANARILSRVFLCWLTPLLHLGYKRRLEESDMYRVLPEDRSETLGKELQRFWDHEVKKATKELEKPKLTRVLIKCYGKSYALAGLFVFSQEAIKVIQPLLLGKIILYFENDHPDDQRSLYMAYGYAAAMSISTFALAILQHLYFYHVQRTGMKIRVAMCHMIYRKALGLNCESMGRTTTGQIVNLLSNDVNRFDEVTANLHYLWVGPLQAVVIIVLLWEEIGPSCLAGVAVIALMMPLQTWFGKLFGIFRSKTAVLTDSRIRIMNEVVSGIRIIKMYAWEKPFSALVAEVRRKEVSQILKSSYLRGLNMASFFASSKIIVFVTFTAFALLGNSITASSVFVTVSLYGTIKLTVTLFFPLAIEKLSETVVSLHRIENFLLLEEVKRENSEVPLGEKRENSIVIENLTCYWDQTLDAPSLQNVSFTAKSHQLLAVIGPVGSGKSSLLSAILGELPHDTGTLKVEGSLSYASQQPWVFPGTIRSNILFGRELNLKKYERVLRACALKKDLELLPDGDLTLICDRGATLSGGQKARINLARAVYEEADIYLLDDPLSAVDAEVGKHIFEQCICGLLKNKCRVLVTHQLQHLTAADHILALKEGHIMGQGTYSELQCSGLDVVSLLRIEEEQDRTRSADPEKLSLISQRTNHSHSSQCSYSSLLPAESNSPEQPPVQTFGAFAEESRAEGNVSSHIYLKYFTASCSLLVLLVIVLLSIIAEAAYILQDWWLVYWAREEYSNSTATAAGRKNGNNFTQSDRELNLTFYLGIYSGLTAAAVVLSYARSLIIFRGLVISAQILHNRMFSSVVHTPIHFFDVNPIGRILNRFSKDISQVDSLLPITFVDFYQLILQNAGVVAVATAIIPLVLIPVGVLLIIFLYLRRFYLSTSRDIKRLESTTRSPVFSHLSSSLQGLWTIRAFRAQERLKKTFDAHQDLHSEAWFLVLMTSRWFSLCLDSICSMFVFFTTFGCIFLRDGLEAGEVGLVLTYALTLVGNFQWTMRQSAEVENMMTSVERVVEYTELKSEAPWETQRRPPPDWPSKGLVTFEQVSLSYSTDGPIILKDISATFEPNEKVGIVGRTGAGKSSLISALFRLAEPQGKISIDGVVTSEIGLHDLRKRMSIIPQDPVLFADTVRKNLDPFNQHSDEDLWKALEEVQLKSVVEELPGKLETVLAESGSNFSVGQRQLVCLARAILRKNCILIIDEATANVDPRTDELIQKAIRDKFRECTVLTIAHRLNTIIDSDRILVLDGGTIQELDRPFTLLQNKEGALYKMVQQLGQTEAAALLEAARQATEKTAVLTT